Proteins from a genomic interval of Arvicola amphibius chromosome 10, mArvAmp1.2, whole genome shotgun sequence:
- the LOC119824215 gene encoding olfactory receptor 5AC1-like, translated as MEGNRTHLTEFVLRGITDRPELQVPLFLVFVSIYVITMVGNLGLIFLIWKDPHLHTPMYLFLGHLAFADGCISTTVTPKMLMTFLYKNVMISLGECFAQYYFFCISATTEIFLLVAMAYDRYVAICNPLHYAVVMSNRLCTVLVSMSYIIGFVNCGVNVGLLFRLTFCKSNIIDHFYCEILPLYTLSCTDPSLNTLIIFICASSIQISTSVTIVVSYGRVLFAVLNMKSKKGRKKAFFTCSAHLLSVSLFYGTLLFMYVSHGSGPNKTQDKMYSLFYTVLIPLLNPFIYSLRNKEVLGALKKVVKG; from the coding sequence ATGGAAGGAAACAGGACCCACCTGACTGAGTTTGTTCTCAGAGGAATAACAGATCGTCCAGAACTGCAAGTCCCCCTGTTTCTGGTGTTCGTCTCCATATATGTCATCACCATGGTGGGCAACCTTGGTTTAATCTTTCTCATCTGGAAGGATCCCCATCTTCACACTCCTATGTACCTTTTCCTTGGACATTTAGCCTTTGCTGATGGTTGTATTTCAACCACAGTGACTCCAAAAATGCTTATGACATTTTTGTATAAAAATGTCATGATATCCCTGGGTGAGTGTTTTGCCCAGTATTACTTTTTTTGTATCAGTGCAACTACCGAAATTTTTCTCCTGGTAGCGATGGCCTATGACCGTTATGTAGCTATATGTAACCCTCTGCACTATGCAGTTGTGATGTCCAATAGACTCTGCACTGTGTTAGTAAGTATGTCATACATAATTGGTTTTGTAAACTGTGGAGTTAATGTAGGGTTATTATTTAGATTGACTTTCTGTAAGTCCAACATAATTGACCATTTCTACTGTGAAATCTTGCCACTCTATACACTCTCTTGTACTGATCCATCACTTAATACattgatcatttttatttgtgcttcTTCCATACAAATCAGCACCTCTGTGACCATTGTAGTCTCTTATGGCCGTGTCCTATTTGCTGTCCTGAACATGAAGTCtaagaagggcagaaagaaagcCTTCTTCACCTGCAGTGCCcacctgctttctgtctctttgttctATGGCACTCTCCTCTTCATGTATGTAAGCCATGGGTCTGGACCAAATAAAACCCAGGATAAAATGTATTCACTGTTCTACACAGTTTTGATTCCTCTGTTAAACCCCTTTATTTACAGtttaagaaacaaagaagttTTAGGTGCTCTGAAAAAAGTTGTAAAAGGATaa